tcactaactaggctgtggaggagggcaggttgcccaaaaggatcagtgctgcggaaggaacttccagtgatggcaaacgaaagtgggatggaaatcagggcaaagatgctaactccactcaggccccagctcagcaaaggaaaactgacaacaacaagggcactcagcaacagggtggctaccggggaagctaccctaagtgcaacaagtgtaacaggcaccacaatggggcatgcaacaggggtcagtgtcagcgatgccacaagatggggcacgaagccaaggattgtagaagtcagttcccagcaaggcagaattagcaacaaccccaacagcaacagcagcagggaaacaaccgagcatgttttaaatgcggggcaacagggcacatgcgaaaggattgccctgagctgaatcagaatcgcaacaacaatcagggagctgggaacaatgagcaaaacaacaatgctgggaatggtgcaaggggaagagctttcgtgattggagctggagaagcaaggaacgaccccaacgtcgtggcgggtaagttcctacttgatgatcgttttgtttctgtgttatttgattccggtgccgatgccagttatgtatcccttcgcattagtaagaaacttaagcacccgcctgcgttattaagttctaagcacgtcgtcgagatagccaatggtgggaacatcgaggccacgcatgtgatccacgactgcacgttagaattgtctggccacatgtatagtatcgatcttttccctgtcaagcttggaagcttcgacgttgtcatcggtatggattggttatccaagcatcgcgctgagatcctctgtcaagagaaagcggttcgtattcctcgctgttctggccaacccctcatcgtgcGAGGCAACAagggtggagaagtcacaggcgttatctcgcttttaaaagcccagaagtgtttacagaaagggcacaccgctatcctagcacttgttaCCGACACTCACGAAAGgaaaaagaggattgaagattttcctatagtacgtgactatcccgaggtatttcctgaggatctacctggactccctccccaccgtcaggtcgaattccaaatcgagctagctcccggagcagcacccatagctcgtgcaccgtaccgtctagcccctgcagaactgaaggaactctctacgcaactacaggaactattggataaaggatttatccgtcctagttcatcaccctggggagccccagtactctttgtcaagaagaaggatggcacgttccgaatgtgcatcgactatcgtgagttgaacaaggtcaccatcaagaatcgttaccctctcccgcgtatcgacgacctattcgatcagttgcaaggatcgagctactattctaagattgacctgcgatcaggctatcatcagctgagagttcgtaatgaagacatctctaagactgcattcagaactcgttatggtcattacgagttcctcgttatgccttttggaatgactaacgcacctgcggttttcatggacctcatgaaccgagtgtgcaagccttacctcgacaaattcgtgattgtgtttatcgacgacatcctgatctactcgaaaagtcaagaagagcatgaacgacacctacgccttatcctcgaactcttacgcaaggagcaattgtacgccaagttctcgaagtgcgacttttggcttcgagaggtccatttccttgggcatgtggtcaacaaggacggaattcatgttgacccagctaagatcgaatcaataaagaactggcctacgcctaagactcccactgaagttcgccaattcttgggtttggcaggctactaccgcagattcattcagggattctcaaagattgcacaacccctcactatactcactcagaaaggcattgtttacaagtggaatgaagctcaggagtcggcctttcaaaggctaaaggataacctctgtagcgctcctattctctcgttgccggaaggcactgacgactttgtggtttactgcgatgcgtctatccatgggctcggttgcgtgttaatgcaacgcgagaaagttattgcctacgcctctcgacaacttaagacgcatgaaaggaactacactacgcatgatttggaattgggagcagtgatttttgcccttaagatatggagacattacctgtacggtaccaagtgcactatctacaccgatcacaggagtctcgagcatatctttaggcaaaaggagttgaacatgcgacaacgccgctgggtcgaactcttgaatgactacgaatgcgccatcaagtaccatccgggcaaggccaatgtcgtggcggacgccctcagccgaaaggacactataccaaagcgtgtgcgagcattgcaacttaccatccagtctaacctccctacccagatccgacaTGCTCATgtcgaagcattgaagccggaaaacatcagggctgagtctctgcgaggatcgagacagcgattagaacagaaggaagatggcgcttactatgtaacagggcgcatttgggtccctctctatggagacttacgtgaactcgtgatggacgaagcccacaagtcccgctattcagtacatcctggttcggacaaaatgtaccacgatttgaagactacatattggtggcctggcatgaagtcccacatagcaacatacgtcagcaaatgtttgacttgcgcaagagtcaagacagagtaccagaagccagcaggcctactccaacaaccagaaatcccgaaatggaaatgggagcaaatttccatggattttgttacagggctacctaggtctcaacgcggaaatgatactatttgggtaatagtagatcgattgaccaagtccgcgcactttctggctattaaggaaacagacaagttttctaccttggcggagatttacttaaaggaagtagtttcgaggcacggggtgccaacctcaattatttccgaccgagacgctcgttttacttcggaattatggcaagctatgcacaaatcctttggctcacgtttggacatgagcaccgcttatcacccgcaaacggatggacagtccgaacgcaccatccagactctagaagacatgcttagagcgtgtgtgatcgattttggcaagaattgggagaagcatctaccgctggtagagttctcttataacaacagctaccacactagtattcaggcagcaccttttgaggcattgtacggtcgtaaatgccggtcacctctctgctgggcggaagtcggtgatagtcaaatcacgggcccagagatggtggtagatacaacggaaaagattgcccagatcagacaacgcatggcggcagctcgtgaccgtcagaagagttacgctgataagcgtaggaaaccattggaattccaggtcggtgaccgggttctacttaaagtctcaccctggaagggtgtggttcgctttggtaaacggggcaagcttaatccgcgatatatcggaccattcgaaattaccgagaaaatcggtaaggttgcttatagattgaacctgcctgaggaactgagtacggtacacaacgtttttcacgtatctaatctgaagaagtgtctatcagatgaaacgctcgtaattcctttcaaggaactgacTATTCacgaacagctacacttcactgaggaaccgattgagatcacggatcgagagatcaaaatcctcaaacgtagccaaatacctcttgtacgagtccgttggaactcgcaacgcggcccagagtttacctgggagcgagaagaccagatgaagcacaagtatccccggctgttccctaacgaaaatcccagcactgaagctgcggccgaatttcgggacgaaattccaaactaacggggggatgatgtgacaccccgttgaaacgttttcacttacactagcttaccggtgactgccttaactttcgggacgaaagttcttaaaacttggggataatgtgacacttcgggttttcccgagcaaccatTTCTGTATTCAACCTACTTGTATATATACAAGCGCGAGTTATATTAAATGAAAGTTTGTGAACATCGTGGCGTGCTAATTGAGATAACATGTATGTattaatatgtgtatgtatatctatatatatatatgtgtgtatgagtGTGTATATATAATTGATAAgggagtcgcaaccatgagtcaaCTCGAAacccttggtctcgagtgaacagtacaCATATTAAGGGCCGGTTGCCGGTTTGGATTGGGCCATATGGAAGCCCAAGTCGCAACCACACCCTAACCCACTCGTGACACTATATAAACcgaccctcccctcccttaaccatttttacaacactcctcTCACACCCTCCTCTCACacttaaaccctaaaaccctacaAACACCCACATTCACCATCATCCTCTCATTCCCTCTTGAACTCTACCGGAGACCACACCCCTCGGATCAAGCCGACAACATCAAGCTCTCGAACACAAGCTCTCACTCTCACACGGGACACTTGGAACTTCCTTCAACCACTTTCCATACCTCCATATCCATCCGGTTAGTTTGTGGGTGTATGTCTATATAATTGATAAGTGCTAGAGCTTTTAAATGAGACAAATTATGTGAAAAATATGCTTAGATGTTACGGATGAGCTTGTATGAATTAAATGATGGATTTATGCCAAGAAATGATAGAGATAGAAATGATAGAGATCTTGTTTTCATGGTATTCTTGCTAGTTGCCTTGATAGTTAGATCATGTGTTGATAATTTTGATGACCTTAGTGATTGCATAACTACATATTATTCTTGATAATAGTTTCGGATAAAACAGTCAAGATAGGTTTATTTTGGCTGAAAGAATGAATATTATGATGAACAGCTTGAATGTTACATGAATATTTGAaattctgcttgtttgatctgttttggtgtATAttcagacaacaaaacatgtttagtgggaatagtacacaaattacatgaaaatgcaatatcATTGGATCGTACAATAGGACGGGTTCTAGAAGAATCAATGCACGAAatcgcggttgcgagtcggaacctttggttacgactcgagaccagatTGTGATTCGTCGAAATTtccttgttgcgactcgcaagcagcacactcgagaccaggcatgatgaaccgaaaccagggttgcgagtcagcattccttggttgcgactcgagaccaggcATGATGAACCgtaaccagggttgcgagtcggaatcccccggttgcgactcgaaaccatgcaTTACGAGTCGAAACCACCCtagtctcgactgggctgccttaGTGTTATTGGGCCGAAAGACTTGTTGGGCTAACTGTTGACTGGACCGCATGcgtatctgttactgtttgttGTGTAGATGTTaggcaggcccaataacccaactgtttgtatGTTTGTATGCTAAATGTGTTTATACGTGTTACTGTACATGATTACTTGTACCCcgacctgacctatactggtaaccatgctaggacgtggtgaccggcatacttgaccaagtaaaatacataccgagcaacccaaggtgagttcacaacttaaaagcatgcgtcccggtggtttgggacatgaGACGAAAACAACCcaatccccttgtaaaggggataccattcactttccttccctagttactgggaacaaacttacttttccttcccttgtattgggaaaccttttagttaattactgtttatacggaatgcaaccaaacggcactaaacgcaactctatcactcaagtccctactacataataccgattagtcgccggggccaggcgaacgggttattagttgatagcgctatttaggttttaccaacctcacaccgtgccatggtatgggatcggtcgtgaactaatgtactcaggcatccgtcaatgatgatagaacattgacatcggggcatcctgcggaaacgcaaacggttacctagtgttcggtattggaaaaacagtttagtcgctaacttttggggtagctccccatggcatgtataaacggataaattaactggtgaaacaagtttttggtaattaaaactggacaactagtgaactcactcagcattattgttgaccccttactgcatgctttgcaggtaactaGTGACTGAGGAGcggctgcttgggaatgtgtagtgtttgtcaaaacccgtgtgttgggtttaattatcatgaactatgaactttgttaaACTATTATACTTCTGCTTCCGCTATTTAAgttttaaactctgaacttgatatttgctaatctcaTGGTTAGTGAGTATTACCTTgattatcaacttaattattcagtataattggtggctggatcctggtcagtcacgccctcgaagcgggtgttatccgcaggtggaatttgggggtgtgacaattttgaCCCGCACAGCTGATCCCATTTTGAATCCATTTTGATAACAGGCCTATTTTAAGCAGGATATATATGAATTGTCCTCCATTCTTACCGGTTTTGACATCTCGCTAGCACAACGTATAATGGATCTTTCATAGACTCTTCAGGTGACAATTAGTGGAACAGCATAGCAATGTATCCACAGTTAACAAAGCTGTAAAAGGGAAACAAACTAGAATATAAGACCAACTCAAACATGTACAGATTCCATAATGTATATAGAAATTACCTGTcacaaaaaaattatataattaaaaaaacaattcTCTTGATCCAGCTTGATTCCTTGTAGAAAAACGCCTAAAGATTACCAGTATATAACCATTCAATATGAATTAGCTAGAAAACTAAAACAGAAACATGTGCATTCCAAACAAAATATAACGCTGCTCTAACGAGTTATAGTATAAAAACAACGCAAATAAAGTGACATCGGATTAGCATGTTATTTCGGTACTTGTGTAAAACAACGACACGATCCGACATGTAGCTTTAAAAGGTAGTTTTGTTAGTATAAATAGGGGCTATTATCTTTAGGGAATACTTAAATATCAAACAAACAATAACTTAGCCTTGAAAATTTTAAATAAACTTGCTTACCATTATAGGAAGTATAATCACAATATAATCATACTCTGCCACTTGCATCCACCTGCCATAAATTTGACAAACGATTGAAacattcatcatcagaagaacaAATATATAGTTCTAGCTTGTTCACAAAGATTACCATTTGCTTGGCTGGAAACAAGAGACTTGGCCATCCGCAGCAAATGAGTAAACAAGCACATATGCCATTACCCATGCCGATACAATGAAGAAAGTCTTCAATGCTACTAACATAGACGCTGATGCCACTGCCATTATTGCTCCGGTGTCTGAAGAAACAAAGTGCATGTGATGTAATAAGGATAAAGACACGGAAAGTTCTAAATTCGGCATAAATCACCCTATCAATTTTAGCGATCAGATAAAACACATATTTTATacataaatttgtaaaaataaacCAGTTAAATAGGTCAACTCGCTAACGAGTGAGGTCGACACGAACACGACCTGCTTAGACAAACGTGTCCGCAGGGTTCAAACTGAAACAGGCCCCCATTTAAACTAAGTTGCAAACTTGAAAATTCCATATGAAATTCGGAAGCTCGCTTAAAgcacgcttttttaaaccaagctcaTAGCATATGCCTTAATGAGAAATGATTAAGATGCCAATATATTTCAAGAACCACGGGTAAAAATCAATCTCGATTCATTTTGATGCAGTCAAAAGCTATATATAACTAGTTCTATACTCGTCCGGTGGACGGGCATTTTAACGTCACAATATGAAAAAATGCCTCTCTGAATTATTAACGTGTCAAATAAGGGCACACGGGGCGGTAGCATTATAACGAGTGATGGCAAAAGTATAACGAATGATATTTTATTTTTCCCACCCCGCCTCATTTAGATAACGCGTTATATATGAACAAAAATCCATTTTCGTTATTTTTTCAACGCGTGATGGTTTTGTTTTGTGAGTGGAATtattggttggggggaaattgttgggtatggtggtgagtgatgaccacccccactaaaaaagggttgtgagtgatggaaaaatggttgatgacatggcggaacttgaatggtgcttgtgagtgatagaaactatcactagtgaaccacccctcccCCCCTAAGTTTATCCAAGTTACCAATgtggtggtggtccattggcaaaggtaAAGTCTTACTCACTAGTATTTAATACGCATATACAATCATTACTCACTAGTATTTAatacgcatatatatatatatatatattatatatatggaTCTACATAATTACATTACCTTTCCATTAAATATACGCATATATATGGATGGATCTACACAATTACATTACCTTTCCCTTAAATCAGTTAATCTTCTTGTGGTTTCTATAAAAATCCTCCTGTAGGTTCAACAAAAAATAAGGCAATGTAAGAGGATAATGATAAAATGCACATCCATCCAATAATCACGAGTGATGTTTAATTAGCCAAAAGAGGCTTATTATTTACATATCTGAGCCACAAATCATTGATGGAGACTGAATAATACAATATTATGCATATTACTATGTGTACTTAGCAAGTTATTACCACTTTCACCATCTGAGAATAGCATCCACAAGGGTTTTTCATGCTCCTAAATTAACCCTTTAAAGTCCCTTACCGGCATTAAAAAAAAGTATATATGAGTTTTGGTGATAATCCTTTTAGCTACCGCACTAAGAAGTAGGTCTCTTGTTCAACATTGCAAGAACTTCATAAGGAAATGCAGTGAGAAATGATTTAGATGATTTAAAACcctgacccccccccccccccaaccccatATCACACATACACACAACCACTTGTTTAAACATATAGGCATGACATCTCAAATCTACTGGACTAGTAGTTGCaactttattttataaaagtgcTTAACAAACAAgccatatatatacatatatatcaaaATAAAGTAATCATGTATTGACTTACTAGCAAACACAGGTAAAACACAACAACTGACAACAAAAGCATGTCAATCCAAACGTCACAACCGAGTAAGCAgatcatcaaacacttggtgggcaTGAAACCATACTTTCTAAACCATAGCAATTTCAACATTTTCGCCATCAGAAAACTTCAATTAAAAGGCAACCTAAGTGCAATTTCTTCATTTACTTACAAGAACTATAACCACACAATCAAGAAACGCAAATGGGTGTTGCAGAAATACCTGTAAACAGCTGAAAATGCGTCTTGAAGGGTTGATTGTGCATAGTAGAGAGGGTGTTAACGTTAAATATGGTGATGAAAGAAGGAAGGAAGACCGAGTTTACTTCTAAGTCAATAGCTGTCGGTGAAATTTTCATAGTCGTTGATGTTGTCAAAATTTCGAGTCGTTTTCCCACGAAACAAAACCCTGGATTGAAAAATTGGGGAAAGGGGAAAATTACTCCATTAAACGTCTAGTAGAGTTCTGGTACGCATAACTTACCATAGTTGGGGAAGAAACCCATCAAACGTCAACTGGAGTTCCGGTACAAATAAATCCGATCAAGCCTCCGATGACCATCAATGAGCCTTTCATCCCGGGCTTAATTCCTGCAAAATTCAAACCAGATCTTAAGTTAATGAGAAGATTAAACGAAGACTGGATGGTAATAATAATGATAGTAGAGAAAGAATGGAATTGGAGACCGAAAAGGTAGCTGACGGTGACCGAGTTGGAAAAGGGTTTAGCATCTCCTTGGTATGGTTTCCACATGGTAGTGAAACCTGAAGATGATTCGAGCTGTTGTGAAGATGGTAGTGGTAGGCGCTAGGGTTTTCAACTGAAGGATAAAGCTCTGTGTATTTGTGTTTTTTATTAACTGGGGATTGGAAATGAGAAGTAATTTGGATTTTGGGAGGGTAAAGGAAATTTAGGCGGAAAGATATAAAAATACTAGCGGGAATTTGGAATTTTAGTTTGGGAAATTAAGTTGGGGAGATTATATTTGGAGTTGAATCTCATTTTAGACTAGATGGTTTGCTCCATTTTGCGGAtttagtccaaaagttttattttttgtcttaaggtttcaccgttgctattttagtctattgggttaacttcattcattttttctgttaatgacaatggccgaattgcccttctggtTAACAAAGTTACATATAAAATGTCTGAATTGTCCTTCTCGTTAagagaaaaaatagatgaaattaacccagtggactaaaatgccAACAGTGAAACCGTTTTTTGACCCACacgcgaaaaatgaaacatttgaactAAATTGACAAAATGGTCCAAACCACCGAGACAAAAATAGCATTTAACTCTTATATTtgttaggggtgcaaacgagccaagcTACTTGAGTTCGGATCCAAACAAAAACTCAAACGATTCAAGCTTTAACTAGTCTAAGTTTCGCTTATCGAACTCAAGCTGGCTCGCGAGCCTTAACGAGCACAccgtttatatatttttttaattaatatattaagtatatatttaaataataataataataattactgtTTGTAAAATATGACTATATATTAAACGATTCGAGCCCGAGCCTAAGCCGAGACCTAGCTTCAAAAACTACCTGCAAGCCGAATTCAAGCTTTATAACCAAAGGTACACACATACATGCACAAACACATATACATATACGCATAGACATAGACACATATACATATACGCACAAACACATATGCATATACACGTAGACATAGTGATAAAACAGTGGTTAACCGgggaggttaattcactggtcaCGTCAAGTAGAGTTAATCCCTTCTTT
This genomic stretch from Helianthus annuus cultivar XRQ/B unplaced genomic scaffold, HanXRQr2.0-SUNRISE HanXRQChr00c117, whole genome shotgun sequence harbors:
- the LOC110904769 gene encoding uncharacterized protein LOC110904769 isoform X2; the encoded protein is MGFFPNYGFCFVGKRLEILTTSTTMKISPTAIDLEVNSVFLPSFITIFNVNTLSTMHNQPFKTHFQLFTDTGAIMAVASASMLVALKTFFIVSAWVMAYVLVYSFAADGQVSCFQPSKWWMQVAEYDYIVIILPIMLC
- the LOC110904769 gene encoding uncharacterized protein LOC110904769 isoform X1, which gives rise to MGFFPNYGFCFVGKRLEILTTSTTMKISPTAIDLEVNSVFLPSFITIFNVNTLSTMHNQPFKTHFQLFTDTGAIMAVASASMLVALKTFFIVSAWVMAYVLVYSFAADGQVSCFQPSKWWMQVAEYDYIVIILPIMAFFYKESSWIKRIVFLII